In a single window of the Gossypium hirsutum isolate 1008001.06 chromosome A13, Gossypium_hirsutum_v2.1, whole genome shotgun sequence genome:
- the LOC107932380 gene encoding transcription factor PERIANTHIA isoform X5 encodes MVLQLQHGAIITVDQSKSKTGDQKTLRRLAQNREAARKSRLRKKAYVQQLESSRLRLTQLEQELQKARQQGIFIVSGLSGGHGLSVSGNAALAFDMDYAHWLNEHQRLINDLRSGLNSHLGDSELRILVESVMAHYDEVFKLKSIGVKADAFHMLSGMWKTPAERCFMWLGGFRSSELLKILGNHLEPLTDQQLMGICNLQQSSQQAEDALSQGMEALQQALVDTLSSACLGPTASGNVADYMSQMAIAMSKLATLENFLHQADLLRHQTLQQMHRILTTRQAARALLVFSDYNSRLRALSSLWLARPRN; translated from the exons ATGGTCTTGCAGCTTCAACATGGAGCTATTATAACCGTGGATCAGTCCAAGTCAAAAACTGGTGATCAAAAG ACACTTCGGCGGCTGGCTCAAAATCGAGAAGCTGCAAGGAAGAGTAGATTGAGAAAGAAA GCATACGTCCAGCAGCTTGAGAGCAGTCGACTTAGGCTTACACAACTAGAGCAAGAGCTTCAAAAAGCACGACAGCAG GGTATTTTTATTGTGTCTGGACTTTCCGGTGGCCACGGCCTTTCTGTTAGTGGAAATG CAGCCCTGGCCTTTGACATGGACTATGCTCACTGGCTCAATGAGCATCAACGGCTGATTAATGACCTAAGATCAGGTCTTAATTCTCATCTAGGAGACAGTGAATTGCGCATTCTTGTTGAGAGTGTGATGGCACATTATGATGAAGTTTTCAAGCTAAAAAGCATTGGTGTAAAGGCAGATGCATTTCATATGCTTTCTGGCATGTGGAAAACACCTGCAGAGAGGTGTTTTATGTGGTTGGGCGGATTCCGTTCGTCCGAACTTCTCAAG ATACTTGGAAACCACCTTGAGCCTTTGACAGACCAACAATTAATGGGCATATGTAATCTACAGCAATCCTCCCAACAAGCTGAAGATGCCTTATCACAAGGAATGGAAGCTTTGCAACAAGCTCTGGTAGACACTCTTTCATCTGCATGTTTGGGTCCTACTGCCTCCGGGAATGTTGCAGATTACATGAGCCAGATGGCTATTGCAATGAGCAAGCTTGCTACTTTGGAGAACTTCCTTCACCAGGCTGACCTATTGAGACACCAAACTCTGCAGCAAATGCATCGGATTTTAACCACTCGCCAAGCAGCCCGAGCCCTGCTAGTTTTTAGTGATTACAACTCACGCCTTCGGGCACTTAGCTCTTTATGGTTAGCTCGACCCAGAAACTAA
- the LOC107932378 gene encoding GDT1-like protein 4 isoform X1: MTSLVQAFSKSLAMTVLSEIGDKTFFAAAILAMRHPRKLVLLGCLAALIVMTILSAVVGWAAPNLISRKWTHHITTVLFFGFGLWSLWDGYMEDGEAEELAEVEAKLDADWKANPGTVKGGNKTDDDSKKERQPFLTQFFSPIFLKAFSITFFGEWGDKSQLATIGLAADENPFGVVLGGILGQALCTTAAVLGGKSLACQISEKIVALSGGVLFIVFGIQSLLSTVES, translated from the exons ATGACCTCGCTTGtgcaa gCCTTTTCCAAGTCATTGGCTATGACTGTGCTATCGGAGATTGGCGACAAGACGTTCTTCGCTGCCGCG ATCTTGGCAATGCGCCATCCCAGGAAACTTGTCTTGTTAGGATGCCTGGCAGCTTTAATT GTGATGACTATTCTTTCTGCTGTTGTTGGCTGGGCTGCTCCAAATCTT ATTTCTAGGAAATGGACACATCACATTACGACAGTGCTTTTCTTTGGATTTGGCCTGTGGTCTTTATGGGATGGATATATGGAGGATGG GGAGGCTGAAGAATTGGCTGAAGTTGAAGCAAAACTG GATGCTGACTGGAAGGCAAACCCAGGAACAGTCAAAGGGGGGAATAAG ACTGATGATGATTCAAAAAAGGAGAGGCAGCCATTTCTCACACAGTTCTTCTCTCCCATATTTCTGAAG GCATTTTCCATCACATTCTTTGGTGAATGGGGCGACAAGAGCCAG CTTGCTACCATTGGCTTGGCTGCAGATGAGAATCCATTTGGTGTGGTTCTTGGTGGAATTTT AGGACAAGCACTGTGCACCACTGCTGCTGTACTTGGAGGGAAGAGCCTGGCGTGTCAGATATCTgagaaaatt GTTGCACTCTCGGGTGGAGTTCTTTTCATTGTTTTTGGAATCCAATCCCTCCTCTCAACAGTTGAGTCTTGA
- the LOC107932378 gene encoding GDT1-like protein 4 isoform X2, whose protein sequence is MRHPRKLVLLGCLAALIVMTILSAVVGWAAPNLISRKWTHHITTVLFFGFGLWSLWDGYMEDGEAEELAEVEAKLDADWKANPGTVKGGNKTDDDSKKERQPFLTQFFSPIFLKAFSITFFGEWGDKSQLATIGLAADENPFGVVLGGILGQALCTTAAVLGGKSLACQISEKIVALSGGVLFIVFGIQSLLSTVES, encoded by the exons ATGCGCCATCCCAGGAAACTTGTCTTGTTAGGATGCCTGGCAGCTTTAATT GTGATGACTATTCTTTCTGCTGTTGTTGGCTGGGCTGCTCCAAATCTT ATTTCTAGGAAATGGACACATCACATTACGACAGTGCTTTTCTTTGGATTTGGCCTGTGGTCTTTATGGGATGGATATATGGAGGATGG GGAGGCTGAAGAATTGGCTGAAGTTGAAGCAAAACTG GATGCTGACTGGAAGGCAAACCCAGGAACAGTCAAAGGGGGGAATAAG ACTGATGATGATTCAAAAAAGGAGAGGCAGCCATTTCTCACACAGTTCTTCTCTCCCATATTTCTGAAG GCATTTTCCATCACATTCTTTGGTGAATGGGGCGACAAGAGCCAG CTTGCTACCATTGGCTTGGCTGCAGATGAGAATCCATTTGGTGTGGTTCTTGGTGGAATTTT AGGACAAGCACTGTGCACCACTGCTGCTGTACTTGGAGGGAAGAGCCTGGCGTGTCAGATATCTgagaaaatt GTTGCACTCTCGGGTGGAGTTCTTTTCATTGTTTTTGGAATCCAATCCCTCCTCTCAACAGTTGAGTCTTGA
- the LOC107932380 gene encoding transcription factor TGA2.3 isoform X2, producing MQSFKAAAPHTTPDMFCHSSFFLRGDDDFNPANAFHHDDSVDLSSGSIFSLKSSNVDVVGNSLHYDAFNTGIRAAEIVSSGTGCLDTGQFMYQKGTTLGNGHIENWGDSGLADNSQQTDTSTDVDTDDKNQLQHGAIITVDQSKSKTGDQKTLRRLAQNREAARKSRLRKKAYVQQLESSRLRLTQLEQELQKARQQGIFIVSGLSGGHGLSVSGNALAFDMDYAHWLNEHQRLINDLRSGLNSHLGDSELRILVESVMAHYDEVFKLKSIGVKADAFHMLSGMWKTPAERCFMWLGGFRSSELLKILGNHLEPLTDQQLMGICNLQQSSQQAEDALSQGMEALQQALVDTLSSACLGPTASGNVADYMSQMAIAMSKLATLENFLHQADLLRHQTLQQMHRILTTRQAARALLVFSDYNSRLRALSSLWLARPRN from the exons atgcaGAGCTTCAAAGCTGCAGCACCTCATACTACCCCAGACATGTTTTGCcactcttctttttttcttag GGGGGACGACGATTTTAATCCCGCTAATGCTTTTCATCACGATGATTCTGTTGACTTAAGCTCAG GCTCCATTTTTAGTTTAAAATCCAGTAATGTTGATGTTGTTGGCAATAGCTTGCACTATGACGCCTTCAACACG GGAATCAGGGCAGCAGAGATAGTTTCAAGTGGGACGGGGTGTTTGGATACAGGGCAGTTCATGTATCAGAAAGGGACAACGTTGGGGAATGGGCATATTGAAAACTGGGGTGACTCTGGCCTTGCTGATAATAGCCAACAGACTGACACTTCTACTGATGTTGACACTGATGATAAAAACCAG CTTCAACATGGAGCTATTATAACCGTGGATCAGTCCAAGTCAAAAACTGGTGATCAAAAG ACACTTCGGCGGCTGGCTCAAAATCGAGAAGCTGCAAGGAAGAGTAGATTGAGAAAGAAA GCATACGTCCAGCAGCTTGAGAGCAGTCGACTTAGGCTTACACAACTAGAGCAAGAGCTTCAAAAAGCACGACAGCAG GGTATTTTTATTGTGTCTGGACTTTCCGGTGGCCACGGCCTTTCTGTTAGTGGAAATG CCCTGGCCTTTGACATGGACTATGCTCACTGGCTCAATGAGCATCAACGGCTGATTAATGACCTAAGATCAGGTCTTAATTCTCATCTAGGAGACAGTGAATTGCGCATTCTTGTTGAGAGTGTGATGGCACATTATGATGAAGTTTTCAAGCTAAAAAGCATTGGTGTAAAGGCAGATGCATTTCATATGCTTTCTGGCATGTGGAAAACACCTGCAGAGAGGTGTTTTATGTGGTTGGGCGGATTCCGTTCGTCCGAACTTCTCAAG ATACTTGGAAACCACCTTGAGCCTTTGACAGACCAACAATTAATGGGCATATGTAATCTACAGCAATCCTCCCAACAAGCTGAAGATGCCTTATCACAAGGAATGGAAGCTTTGCAACAAGCTCTGGTAGACACTCTTTCATCTGCATGTTTGGGTCCTACTGCCTCCGGGAATGTTGCAGATTACATGAGCCAGATGGCTATTGCAATGAGCAAGCTTGCTACTTTGGAGAACTTCCTTCACCAGGCTGACCTATTGAGACACCAAACTCTGCAGCAAATGCATCGGATTTTAACCACTCGCCAAGCAGCCCGAGCCCTGCTAGTTTTTAGTGATTACAACTCACGCCTTCGGGCACTTAGCTCTTTATGGTTAGCTCGACCCAGAAACTAA
- the LOC107932406 gene encoding ATP-dependent Clp protease adapter protein CLPS1, chloroplastic → METAIRGRLSLSPNTVFNPKPGEKRSLCRGPCTNRGVLMAISTTGPSKGGGILEKPVIERTTPGRESEFDLRKSRKIAPPYRVMLHNDNYNKREYVVQVLMKVIPGMTLDNAVNIMQEAHYNGLAVVIICAQADAEEHCMQLRGNGLLSSIEPASGGC, encoded by the exons ATGGAGACTGCCATACGTGGTAGATTATCTCTCTCACCAAACACCGTCTTTAATCCTAAACCAG GAGAGAAACGGTCACTGTGCAGAGGACCATGTACCAATCGTGGCGTTCTCATGGCTATATCGACCACAGGACCAAGTAAAGGAGGAGGAATCTTGGAGAAGCCAGTTATAGAGAGAACCACTCCTGGTCGTGAATCTGAGTTCGATCTAAG GAAGTCGAGAAAAATAGCCCCACCTTATCGAGTCATGCTACACAATGACAACTATAATAAACGGGAATATGTTGTCCAAGTATTGATGAAAGTGATCCCGGGGATGACCCTAGACAATGCAGTTAATATAATGCAAGAAGCACACTACAATGGGTTGGCAGTGGTGATTATTTGTGCACAGGCCGATGCTGAAGAACACTGCATGCAGCTAAGGGGGAATGGGCTTCTTAGTTCAATTGAACCAGCAAGTGGTGGTTGCTGA
- the LOC107932380 gene encoding transcription factor TGA2.3 isoform X3, whose protein sequence is MQSFKAAAPHTTPDMFCHSSFFLRGDDDFNPANAFHHDDSVDLSSGSIFSLKSSNVDVVGNSLHYDAFNTGIRAAEIVSSGTGCLDTGQFMYQKGTTLGNGHIENWGDSGLADNSQQTDTSTDVDTDDKNQTLRRLAQNREAARKSRLRKKAYVQQLESSRLRLTQLEQELQKARQQGIFIVSGLSGGHGLSVSGNAALAFDMDYAHWLNEHQRLINDLRSGLNSHLGDSELRILVESVMAHYDEVFKLKSIGVKADAFHMLSGMWKTPAERCFMWLGGFRSSELLKILGNHLEPLTDQQLMGICNLQQSSQQAEDALSQGMEALQQALVDTLSSACLGPTASGNVADYMSQMAIAMSKLATLENFLHQADLLRHQTLQQMHRILTTRQAARALLVFSDYNSRLRALSSLWLARPRN, encoded by the exons atgcaGAGCTTCAAAGCTGCAGCACCTCATACTACCCCAGACATGTTTTGCcactcttctttttttcttag GGGGGACGACGATTTTAATCCCGCTAATGCTTTTCATCACGATGATTCTGTTGACTTAAGCTCAG GCTCCATTTTTAGTTTAAAATCCAGTAATGTTGATGTTGTTGGCAATAGCTTGCACTATGACGCCTTCAACACG GGAATCAGGGCAGCAGAGATAGTTTCAAGTGGGACGGGGTGTTTGGATACAGGGCAGTTCATGTATCAGAAAGGGACAACGTTGGGGAATGGGCATATTGAAAACTGGGGTGACTCTGGCCTTGCTGATAATAGCCAACAGACTGACACTTCTACTGATGTTGACACTGATGATAAAAACCAG ACACTTCGGCGGCTGGCTCAAAATCGAGAAGCTGCAAGGAAGAGTAGATTGAGAAAGAAA GCATACGTCCAGCAGCTTGAGAGCAGTCGACTTAGGCTTACACAACTAGAGCAAGAGCTTCAAAAAGCACGACAGCAG GGTATTTTTATTGTGTCTGGACTTTCCGGTGGCCACGGCCTTTCTGTTAGTGGAAATG CAGCCCTGGCCTTTGACATGGACTATGCTCACTGGCTCAATGAGCATCAACGGCTGATTAATGACCTAAGATCAGGTCTTAATTCTCATCTAGGAGACAGTGAATTGCGCATTCTTGTTGAGAGTGTGATGGCACATTATGATGAAGTTTTCAAGCTAAAAAGCATTGGTGTAAAGGCAGATGCATTTCATATGCTTTCTGGCATGTGGAAAACACCTGCAGAGAGGTGTTTTATGTGGTTGGGCGGATTCCGTTCGTCCGAACTTCTCAAG ATACTTGGAAACCACCTTGAGCCTTTGACAGACCAACAATTAATGGGCATATGTAATCTACAGCAATCCTCCCAACAAGCTGAAGATGCCTTATCACAAGGAATGGAAGCTTTGCAACAAGCTCTGGTAGACACTCTTTCATCTGCATGTTTGGGTCCTACTGCCTCCGGGAATGTTGCAGATTACATGAGCCAGATGGCTATTGCAATGAGCAAGCTTGCTACTTTGGAGAACTTCCTTCACCAGGCTGACCTATTGAGACACCAAACTCTGCAGCAAATGCATCGGATTTTAACCACTCGCCAAGCAGCCCGAGCCCTGCTAGTTTTTAGTGATTACAACTCACGCCTTCGGGCACTTAGCTCTTTATGGTTAGCTCGACCCAGAAACTAA
- the LOC107932380 gene encoding transcription factor PERIANTHIA isoform X4 produces the protein MYQKGTTLGNGHIENWGDSGLADNSQQTDTSTDVDTDDKNQLQHGAIITVDQSKSKTGDQKTLRRLAQNREAARKSRLRKKAYVQQLESSRLRLTQLEQELQKARQQGIFIVSGLSGGHGLSVSGNAALAFDMDYAHWLNEHQRLINDLRSGLNSHLGDSELRILVESVMAHYDEVFKLKSIGVKADAFHMLSGMWKTPAERCFMWLGGFRSSELLKILGNHLEPLTDQQLMGICNLQQSSQQAEDALSQGMEALQQALVDTLSSACLGPTASGNVADYMSQMAIAMSKLATLENFLHQADLLRHQTLQQMHRILTTRQAARALLVFSDYNSRLRALSSLWLARPRN, from the exons ATGTATCAGAAAGGGACAACGTTGGGGAATGGGCATATTGAAAACTGGGGTGACTCTGGCCTTGCTGATAATAGCCAACAGACTGACACTTCTACTGATGTTGACACTGATGATAAAAACCAG CTTCAACATGGAGCTATTATAACCGTGGATCAGTCCAAGTCAAAAACTGGTGATCAAAAG ACACTTCGGCGGCTGGCTCAAAATCGAGAAGCTGCAAGGAAGAGTAGATTGAGAAAGAAA GCATACGTCCAGCAGCTTGAGAGCAGTCGACTTAGGCTTACACAACTAGAGCAAGAGCTTCAAAAAGCACGACAGCAG GGTATTTTTATTGTGTCTGGACTTTCCGGTGGCCACGGCCTTTCTGTTAGTGGAAATG CAGCCCTGGCCTTTGACATGGACTATGCTCACTGGCTCAATGAGCATCAACGGCTGATTAATGACCTAAGATCAGGTCTTAATTCTCATCTAGGAGACAGTGAATTGCGCATTCTTGTTGAGAGTGTGATGGCACATTATGATGAAGTTTTCAAGCTAAAAAGCATTGGTGTAAAGGCAGATGCATTTCATATGCTTTCTGGCATGTGGAAAACACCTGCAGAGAGGTGTTTTATGTGGTTGGGCGGATTCCGTTCGTCCGAACTTCTCAAG ATACTTGGAAACCACCTTGAGCCTTTGACAGACCAACAATTAATGGGCATATGTAATCTACAGCAATCCTCCCAACAAGCTGAAGATGCCTTATCACAAGGAATGGAAGCTTTGCAACAAGCTCTGGTAGACACTCTTTCATCTGCATGTTTGGGTCCTACTGCCTCCGGGAATGTTGCAGATTACATGAGCCAGATGGCTATTGCAATGAGCAAGCTTGCTACTTTGGAGAACTTCCTTCACCAGGCTGACCTATTGAGACACCAAACTCTGCAGCAAATGCATCGGATTTTAACCACTCGCCAAGCAGCCCGAGCCCTGCTAGTTTTTAGTGATTACAACTCACGCCTTCGGGCACTTAGCTCTTTATGGTTAGCTCGACCCAGAAACTAA
- the LOC107932380 gene encoding transcription factor TGA2.3 isoform X1 yields the protein MQSFKAAAPHTTPDMFCHSSFFLRGDDDFNPANAFHHDDSVDLSSGSIFSLKSSNVDVVGNSLHYDAFNTGIRAAEIVSSGTGCLDTGQFMYQKGTTLGNGHIENWGDSGLADNSQQTDTSTDVDTDDKNQLQHGAIITVDQSKSKTGDQKTLRRLAQNREAARKSRLRKKAYVQQLESSRLRLTQLEQELQKARQQGIFIVSGLSGGHGLSVSGNAALAFDMDYAHWLNEHQRLINDLRSGLNSHLGDSELRILVESVMAHYDEVFKLKSIGVKADAFHMLSGMWKTPAERCFMWLGGFRSSELLKILGNHLEPLTDQQLMGICNLQQSSQQAEDALSQGMEALQQALVDTLSSACLGPTASGNVADYMSQMAIAMSKLATLENFLHQADLLRHQTLQQMHRILTTRQAARALLVFSDYNSRLRALSSLWLARPRN from the exons atgcaGAGCTTCAAAGCTGCAGCACCTCATACTACCCCAGACATGTTTTGCcactcttctttttttcttag GGGGGACGACGATTTTAATCCCGCTAATGCTTTTCATCACGATGATTCTGTTGACTTAAGCTCAG GCTCCATTTTTAGTTTAAAATCCAGTAATGTTGATGTTGTTGGCAATAGCTTGCACTATGACGCCTTCAACACG GGAATCAGGGCAGCAGAGATAGTTTCAAGTGGGACGGGGTGTTTGGATACAGGGCAGTTCATGTATCAGAAAGGGACAACGTTGGGGAATGGGCATATTGAAAACTGGGGTGACTCTGGCCTTGCTGATAATAGCCAACAGACTGACACTTCTACTGATGTTGACACTGATGATAAAAACCAG CTTCAACATGGAGCTATTATAACCGTGGATCAGTCCAAGTCAAAAACTGGTGATCAAAAG ACACTTCGGCGGCTGGCTCAAAATCGAGAAGCTGCAAGGAAGAGTAGATTGAGAAAGAAA GCATACGTCCAGCAGCTTGAGAGCAGTCGACTTAGGCTTACACAACTAGAGCAAGAGCTTCAAAAAGCACGACAGCAG GGTATTTTTATTGTGTCTGGACTTTCCGGTGGCCACGGCCTTTCTGTTAGTGGAAATG CAGCCCTGGCCTTTGACATGGACTATGCTCACTGGCTCAATGAGCATCAACGGCTGATTAATGACCTAAGATCAGGTCTTAATTCTCATCTAGGAGACAGTGAATTGCGCATTCTTGTTGAGAGTGTGATGGCACATTATGATGAAGTTTTCAAGCTAAAAAGCATTGGTGTAAAGGCAGATGCATTTCATATGCTTTCTGGCATGTGGAAAACACCTGCAGAGAGGTGTTTTATGTGGTTGGGCGGATTCCGTTCGTCCGAACTTCTCAAG ATACTTGGAAACCACCTTGAGCCTTTGACAGACCAACAATTAATGGGCATATGTAATCTACAGCAATCCTCCCAACAAGCTGAAGATGCCTTATCACAAGGAATGGAAGCTTTGCAACAAGCTCTGGTAGACACTCTTTCATCTGCATGTTTGGGTCCTACTGCCTCCGGGAATGTTGCAGATTACATGAGCCAGATGGCTATTGCAATGAGCAAGCTTGCTACTTTGGAGAACTTCCTTCACCAGGCTGACCTATTGAGACACCAAACTCTGCAGCAAATGCATCGGATTTTAACCACTCGCCAAGCAGCCCGAGCCCTGCTAGTTTTTAGTGATTACAACTCACGCCTTCGGGCACTTAGCTCTTTATGGTTAGCTCGACCCAGAAACTAA